One stretch of Papaver somniferum cultivar HN1 unplaced genomic scaffold, ASM357369v1 unplaced-scaffold_154, whole genome shotgun sequence DNA includes these proteins:
- the LOC113336797 gene encoding protein trichome birefringence-like 2 yields MSLDYNCTVVFVWTAFLVEETNSPVRRSQTTSKPKPKTLRLDVIDEVASSVYRDADIVVFGSWHWWVKAKTNNGINYFQEGDYLHPTMETDKAYKNALNTWRKWIDKHIDANKTQVFFRGHSLSHYVGGRWNTGGHCHLEREPIMSNETYVHPSPSQAKILEDVLRRTKTPVMYLNISKLTYYRSDGHPSLYAKNYTAKERILVLEIQDCSHWCLPGVADTWNELLYASLLKAGKGSFGRL; encoded by the exons ATGTCTCTG GACTATAACTGTACCGTAGTATTTGTGTGGACTGCATTTTTGGTCGAGGAGACAAATTCACCGGTTCGTAGAAGCCAAACCACATCAAAACCAAAGCCAAAGACGCTAAGATTGGATGTCATTGACGAGGTCGCATCGTCAGTGTACCGGGATGCTGATATTGTTGTTTTTGGTTCGTGGCATTGGTGGGTTAAAGCGAAAACTAATAATGG AATCAACTATTTCCAAGAAGGCGATTACTTACACCCAACAATGGAGACTGATAAAGCCTACAAGAACGCACTTAATACTTGGAGAAAATGGATTGACAAGCACATTGATGCTAACAAAACTCAAGTGTTTTTCCGAGGACATTCGCTTTCCCATTACGT GGGAGGTAGATGGAATACGGGCGGACACTGCCACTTAGAAAGGGAGCCGATCATGAGTAACGAAACGTACGTGCATCCATCACCTTCACAGGCGAAAATACTAGAAGACGTCCTAAGACGAACGAAGACTCCTGTTATGTATCTAAATATCAGCAAACTTACTTATTACCGGTCAGACGGACACCCGTCTCTCTACGCGAAAAATTACACCGCCAAAGAGAGAATtttagttcttgaaattcaggaTTGTAGTCATTGGTGTTTACCTGGTGTGGCTGATACATGGAATGAGTTATTGTACGCTTCTCTGTTGAAAGCAGGTAAAGGGTCTTTTGGCCGCTTGTAA